In a single window of the Sediminicoccus sp. KRV36 genome:
- a CDS encoding class II aldolase/adducin family protein yields the protein MPDTSPCDALLQDLALANRVLHHEGVVDDFGHVALRDPADPQHFWLSRALPPNLVTPGDLRRYGPDGRCEDGTVQSYSEAVLHARILAARPDVQVCIHHHARPLLPFTLPGAPLLRPVFHTGAIAGWEIPLWDSAPFGAGGMLVDTVAKADSLAAALGPHRAALLRAHGAVVVGPGIAEAVMIAIYMAENAGVALAAGAPHHPVPSLGREEAEETARRLLTPNTIARVWTGRVAKLGS from the coding sequence ATGCCTGACACTTCGCCATGCGACGCGCTGTTGCAAGACCTCGCGCTGGCCAATCGAGTGCTGCATCACGAGGGGGTGGTGGATGATTTCGGCCATGTCGCGCTGCGCGATCCGGCCGATCCGCAACACTTCTGGCTGTCCCGCGCATTGCCGCCCAACCTCGTCACGCCGGGGGATTTGCGACGCTACGGGCCGGATGGCCGTTGCGAGGATGGCACGGTGCAAAGCTATTCCGAGGCGGTGCTGCATGCGCGCATCCTTGCCGCGCGGCCGGATGTGCAGGTCTGCATCCACCACCACGCCCGCCCGCTGCTGCCCTTCACCCTGCCGGGCGCGCCCCTGCTGCGGCCGGTCTTCCACACCGGAGCCATCGCGGGGTGGGAGATTCCGCTCTGGGATTCGGCGCCCTTTGGCGCCGGCGGCATGCTGGTGGATACGGTGGCGAAGGCGGATAGCCTCGCCGCGGCCCTTGGCCCGCATCGGGCGGCGTTGCTGCGCGCGCATGGCGCGGTCGTGGTGGGCCCGGGCATCGCTGAGGCCGTGATGATCGCGATCTACATGGCGGAGAATGCCGGCGTGGCGCTGGCCGCTGGCGCGCCGCACCACCCGGTGCCGAGCCTGGGGCGCGAGGAGGCGGAGGAGACTGCGCGCCGGCTGCTCACGCCCAACACCATCGCGCGCGTCTGGACCGGGCGGGTGGCGAAGCTGGGCAGCTGA
- a CDS encoding NfeD family protein, with product MSWEILAILALVLVVLEMLTPFTVFLWMAVGTAAAAAASYYGVAWPGQLGVFLAGTSGSIATYFLRRPRKPGPDVSAPAGILTGLQGVALSEIAPQGRVQVADGSWHARSVDARAIPDGAAIEVTGHDGATLLVRALERPVAPP from the coding sequence ATGAGCTGGGAAATCCTCGCCATCCTGGCGCTGGTCCTGGTGGTGCTGGAGATGCTGACGCCCTTCACCGTCTTTCTCTGGATGGCGGTCGGCACGGCGGCGGCGGCCGCGGCGTCCTATTACGGCGTGGCCTGGCCCGGGCAATTGGGCGTGTTCCTGGCCGGTACCTCGGGCAGCATCGCCACCTATTTCCTGCGGCGGCCGCGAAAGCCCGGCCCCGATGTCTCCGCCCCGGCGGGAATCCTGACCGGGCTGCAGGGGGTGGCGCTGAGCGAGATCGCGCCCCAGGGCCGCGTGCAGGTGGCGGATGGCAGCTGGCACGCGCGCTCGGTTGATGCCCGTGCCATCCCGGATGGCGCCGCGATCGAGGTGACCGGGCATGATGGCGCCACGCTGCTCGTCCGCGCGCTGGAGAGGCCCGTGGCCCCGCCCTAG
- a CDS encoding SPFH domain-containing protein gives MELLILAGAILLVAVVAIIMGVRTVPQGQVWTVERFGRFTRTLDPGLHLIIPLVDRIGHRMVIQETVLDIPEQAVITKDNAAVLVDGIVYYRVMDVVKAAYQVAGLANALEALAMTNLRSVIGSMTFDETLSKREEISRQLMTVLDAATDPWGVKVTRVELRKVEPPANLVEAMNLQMTAERRRRAVVAEAEGKREAVVLEAQGRKEAADLDAQARERLAEAEAKAVTSVALASEGAGNAALSYFVAEKYIKALEALAANPSTKTLIMPMETASMAGQIAQVMAVIAANNTPPAEAAPPRRYPA, from the coding sequence ATGGAATTGCTCATCCTCGCCGGCGCCATCCTGCTCGTCGCCGTCGTCGCCATCATCATGGGCGTACGGACCGTGCCGCAGGGCCAGGTCTGGACGGTGGAGCGCTTCGGCCGCTTTACCCGCACGCTCGATCCCGGCCTGCACCTCATCATCCCCCTGGTGGACCGCATCGGCCACCGGATGGTGATCCAGGAAACCGTGCTGGACATCCCCGAGCAGGCCGTCATCACCAAGGACAATGCCGCCGTTCTCGTGGATGGCATCGTCTATTACCGCGTGATGGATGTGGTGAAGGCGGCCTACCAGGTGGCGGGCCTGGCCAATGCGCTGGAGGCGCTGGCCATGACCAATCTGCGCAGCGTCATCGGCTCCATGACCTTCGATGAGACGCTGAGCAAGCGCGAGGAAATCTCCCGCCAGCTCATGACCGTGCTGGACGCCGCGACCGACCCTTGGGGGGTGAAGGTCACGCGCGTCGAACTCCGCAAGGTGGAGCCGCCCGCCAATCTGGTGGAGGCGATGAATTTGCAGATGACGGCCGAGCGCCGCCGCCGCGCCGTGGTGGCCGAAGCCGAGGGCAAGCGTGAGGCCGTGGTGCTGGAAGCCCAGGGCCGCAAGGAAGCCGCCGACCTCGACGCCCAGGCGCGCGAGCGCCTGGCCGAAGCCGAGGCCAAGGCCGTGACCTCCGTGGCGCTGGCCTCCGAAGGGGCCGGCAATGCGGCCCTCAGCTATTTCGTGGCGGAGAAGTACATCAAGGCGCTGGAGGCACTCGCCGCCAACCCCTCCACCAAGACGCTCATCATGCCGATGGAAACCGCCTCCATGGCCGGGCAGATCGCCCAGGTGATGGCGGTGATCGCCGCCAATAACACACCCCCGGCCGAGGCGGCGCCACCACGCCGCTACCCCGCATGA
- a CDS encoding xanthine dehydrogenase family protein molybdopterin-binding subunit yields MDKFGIGQSVRRKEDVRLLTGTGLYTDDINRDNQAWMVVLRSPHAHARILSMDTTAAKAAPGVIEVLTGHDAKADGLGLFPVMVEVPGKDGQPLWCPDRHILQTEAVRFVGDPVAIVMAETRMQAQDAAELIEVEYDILDSITDTATALEPGAPVIWPERGSNLCVHWSNGREAQAEAAFARAARTVQVELVNNRLVGNPMEPRVALGEYDPAENHFTLHSPTQGVVRVRESLAMFIFKLPKENVRVISPDVGGGFGLRGKLFPESAMVLWAAKRIGRPVKWRADRTETFLCDPHGRDHVTHAEMAFDAAGKILGMKVNTIAAMGAYLFDFGPRIPTVAGGRIQGTVYDMQDVSIQVRCAFTNTAPTDAYRGAGRPETAYVIERLLDQGAAAFGITPDEIRNRNYVKPDQIPYINCAGNEIDSGRFEETQTQALDLMDWQGFPARRAESHAQGKLRGRGIGYFIEASGGQPQEWARVRISPAGEALVLVGTFSHGQGHETAFAQVLHARLGIPFEKVKLIQGDSDLTPAGGGTGGSRSSQMGGVAVSRASEMVLAKAKRVAAFLLEAAEGDIEHEGEIFRIAGTDRTISWAQLAQAEGIPDETPGLDEELLYKRNTECNFPNGCHVAEVEIDPDTGMVAVVRYAAVDDVGVPLNPMLVHGQCHGGIVSGIGQALYEHARYDDESGQFLTATFQDYCMPRAADLPELTVGLNVVPCPSNDLGVKGAGEGGSCGAPPAVVSAVCDALGVAHIDMPITPEKVWRALAMRQAAE; encoded by the coding sequence ATGGACAAGTTCGGAATCGGCCAATCGGTGCGGCGCAAGGAAGATGTGCGTCTCCTGACGGGCACCGGCCTCTACACGGACGACATCAACCGCGACAACCAGGCCTGGATGGTGGTGCTGCGCAGCCCGCATGCCCATGCGCGCATCCTCTCGATGGACACCACCGCCGCCAAGGCCGCCCCGGGCGTGATCGAGGTGCTGACCGGCCATGACGCGAAGGCCGATGGCCTCGGCCTGTTTCCCGTGATGGTCGAAGTGCCGGGCAAGGATGGCCAGCCGCTCTGGTGCCCGGATCGCCACATCCTCCAAACCGAGGCCGTGCGCTTCGTGGGCGACCCCGTTGCCATCGTCATGGCCGAGACGCGGATGCAGGCCCAGGACGCGGCCGAGCTGATCGAGGTGGAATACGACATCCTGGACAGCATCACCGACACGGCCACGGCGCTGGAACCCGGCGCGCCGGTGATCTGGCCCGAGCGTGGCTCGAACCTCTGCGTACATTGGTCCAATGGGCGCGAGGCGCAGGCGGAAGCCGCCTTCGCCCGCGCGGCCCGGACCGTGCAAGTGGAGCTGGTGAATAACCGGCTGGTCGGCAACCCGATGGAGCCGCGCGTGGCCCTGGGCGAGTATGACCCGGCCGAAAATCACTTCACCCTGCACTCCCCCACCCAGGGCGTGGTGCGCGTGCGTGAGAGCCTGGCCATGTTCATCTTCAAGCTACCGAAGGAGAATGTCCGCGTCATCTCGCCTGATGTCGGCGGCGGCTTCGGCCTGCGGGGAAAGCTCTTCCCCGAGAGCGCCATGGTGCTCTGGGCGGCCAAGCGCATCGGCCGGCCGGTGAAGTGGCGCGCTGATCGCACAGAGACCTTCTTGTGTGATCCGCATGGGCGGGACCATGTGACCCATGCCGAGATGGCCTTCGATGCCGCGGGCAAGATCCTCGGCATGAAGGTGAACACCATCGCCGCCATGGGCGCCTATCTGTTCGATTTCGGGCCACGCATCCCGACGGTCGCCGGCGGGCGCATCCAGGGCACCGTCTATGACATGCAGGATGTCAGCATCCAGGTGCGCTGCGCCTTCACCAACACCGCGCCGACCGATGCCTATCGCGGTGCCGGCCGCCCCGAGACGGCCTATGTGATCGAACGGCTGCTGGACCAGGGCGCCGCGGCCTTCGGCATCACGCCCGACGAAATCCGCAACCGCAACTACGTGAAGCCGGACCAGATCCCCTACATCAACTGCGCCGGCAACGAGATCGACAGCGGCCGCTTCGAGGAGACCCAAACCCAGGCGCTCGACCTGATGGATTGGCAGGGCTTTCCGGCCCGCCGCGCCGAGAGCCACGCGCAGGGCAAGCTGCGCGGCCGCGGCATCGGCTATTTCATCGAGGCTTCGGGCGGGCAGCCGCAGGAATGGGCGCGGGTGCGCATCTCCCCGGCCGGCGAGGCGCTGGTGCTTGTCGGCACCTTCAGTCACGGGCAAGGGCACGAAACCGCCTTCGCCCAGGTGCTGCATGCGCGCCTCGGCATTCCCTTTGAGAAGGTGAAGCTCATCCAGGGCGACAGCGACCTGACGCCGGCCGGTGGCGGCACCGGCGGCAGCCGCTCCTCGCAGATGGGCGGTGTGGCTGTCTCCCGCGCGTCCGAGATGGTGCTGGCCAAGGCCAAGCGCGTTGCGGCCTTCCTGCTGGAAGCGGCGGAAGGCGATATCGAGCATGAGGGCGAGATCTTCCGCATCGCCGGCACCGACCGCACCATCAGCTGGGCGCAGCTCGCCCAGGCCGAGGGCATTCCGGACGAGACGCCGGGCCTGGACGAAGAACTCCTCTACAAGCGCAACACCGAGTGCAACTTCCCCAACGGCTGCCACGTGGCCGAGGTGGAGATCGATCCCGATACCGGCATGGTCGCCGTGGTGCGCTATGCCGCCGTGGATGATGTGGGCGTGCCGCTGAACCCGATGCTGGTGCATGGCCAGTGCCATGGCGGCATTGTCTCCGGCATCGGCCAGGCGCTCTACGAGCATGCGCGCTACGATGACGAAAGCGGCCAGTTCCTGACGGCCACTTTCCAGGATTACTGCATGCCCCGCGCGGCCGATCTGCCGGAGCTGACGGTGGGCCTGAACGTGGTGCCCTGCCCGTCCAATGACCTCGGCGTGAAGGGGGCGGGCGAAGGCGGCTCCTGCGGCGCGCCGCCCGCGGTGGTGAGTGCCGTCTGCGATGCGCTGGGGGTCGCGCATATCGATATGCCGATCACGCCCGAGAAAGTTTGGCGCGCGCTGGCGATGCGGCAGGCGGCGGAGTAA
- a CDS encoding acyl-CoA dehydrogenase family protein gives MRFDLPDAPPQAEELRQQLRAFLAEAGRDWTPEIRARSWMGFDREFSRAVGARGWIGMTWPQVYGGHEKSGLERIVVLEEMLAQGAPVGAHWIGDRQSGPLILRLGTEEQRRRILPGIARGELAFCIGLSEPEAGSDLANLRTKCERIPNGWKLNGRKIWTTFAHKSDYMIALVRTSPAPEGGSRHAGLSQFLVDLRLSGISIRPIRDLAGEDSFNEVTFDDVILREDDLLGEEGAGWAQATSELAFERSGPDRYLSSYPALAAGIDALNAAPAPGAEVTIGRMVARLNTLRGMSLSVGGMLERGESPAVEAALVKDAGNVFEQALPEQIRNLVDPADSPEELRRMLAGLAQLAPTFSLRGGTREILRGIIARDMGLR, from the coding sequence ATGCGCTTCGATTTGCCCGATGCCCCGCCGCAGGCGGAGGAGTTGCGCCAGCAATTGCGCGCATTCCTGGCCGAGGCCGGGCGAGACTGGACGCCGGAGATCCGCGCCCGCTCCTGGATGGGGTTTGACCGCGAATTTTCCCGCGCGGTGGGTGCCCGCGGCTGGATCGGGATGACCTGGCCCCAGGTCTATGGCGGCCATGAGAAATCCGGGCTGGAGCGCATCGTCGTGCTGGAGGAAATGCTGGCCCAGGGTGCCCCGGTGGGGGCGCATTGGATCGGCGACCGGCAATCGGGGCCCTTGATCCTGCGCCTGGGCACGGAAGAGCAGCGCCGACGCATCCTGCCCGGCATCGCGCGCGGCGAACTCGCCTTCTGCATCGGGCTTTCCGAGCCGGAGGCGGGCAGCGACCTGGCCAATCTGCGCACCAAATGCGAGCGGATCCCCAATGGCTGGAAGCTGAACGGCCGCAAGATCTGGACCACCTTCGCCCACAAGAGCGACTACATGATCGCGCTGGTGCGGACCTCGCCCGCGCCGGAGGGCGGCTCGCGCCATGCGGGGCTCTCGCAATTCCTGGTGGATCTGCGGCTCTCGGGCATTTCCATCCGGCCGATCCGCGATCTGGCGGGGGAGGACAGCTTCAACGAAGTGACTTTCGACGATGTGATCCTGCGCGAGGATGACCTGCTGGGCGAGGAAGGTGCGGGCTGGGCGCAGGCAACCTCCGAGCTTGCTTTCGAGCGCAGCGGGCCGGATCGCTATCTCTCCTCCTATCCGGCGCTGGCCGCCGGAATTGACGCGCTGAACGCCGCGCCGGCACCGGGGGCCGAGGTAACCATCGGGCGCATGGTGGCGCGGCTGAATACGCTGCGCGGCATGTCGCTTTCGGTCGGCGGCATGCTGGAGCGGGGCGAATCCCCGGCCGTGGAGGCCGCATTGGTGAAGGATGCCGGCAACGTCTTCGAACAGGCCTTGCCCGAGCAGATCCGCAACCTGGTGGACCCTGCCGACAGCCCCGAGGAATTGCGCCGCATGCTGGCGGGCCTCGCGCAGTTGGCACCCACCTTCAGCCTGCGCGGCGGCACGCGGGAGATTCTGCGCGGCATCATCGCGCGCGACATGGGGCTGCGTTGA
- a CDS encoding acyl-CoA dehydrogenase family protein, which translates to MSELRSILVEQVDRLVADGGGVALLRAVEAGEWPADLWAGLEEQGLNLALVPEDAGGVGLSWGDAAALWQVLGRHGAPAPIAETMLGAALLSAAGIEVPEGPLGLAPGAVPFGRHAARLVVLKGASVALHAAGECVPGENIGREPRDAILPGDRMARGELPNAFGPRAALLGMALIRAALMAGALERILALAVDWANTRKQFGRAIGKFQAVQQQLAAMAGEVAAVNVAVSQAARAVDARGLADAGFEIACAKVVAGEAATMGAATVHQVFAAIGITEDHELHHFTRRLWSWREEAGTERFWAAEIGRAALARGGANLWPDITARDAPGVR; encoded by the coding sequence ATGAGCGAGCTGCGTTCCATCCTGGTGGAGCAGGTGGACCGCCTGGTGGCCGATGGCGGCGGTGTGGCGCTGCTGCGCGCGGTGGAGGCGGGGGAATGGCCGGCGGACCTCTGGGCCGGGCTGGAGGAGCAGGGGCTGAACCTCGCTCTGGTGCCCGAGGATGCGGGCGGCGTCGGTCTCTCCTGGGGCGATGCCGCTGCCTTGTGGCAGGTGCTGGGCCGGCATGGCGCGCCAGCCCCCATCGCCGAGACCATGCTAGGCGCGGCGCTGCTTTCGGCCGCTGGCATCGAGGTTCCGGAGGGGCCGCTGGGCCTGGCGCCAGGTGCCGTGCCCTTCGGGCGGCATGCCGCGCGGCTGGTGGTGCTGAAGGGCGCGAGTGTGGCGCTGCACGCGGCAGGCGAATGCGTCCCTGGCGAGAATATCGGCCGCGAACCGCGCGATGCGATCCTGCCCGGTGACCGCATGGCGCGGGGCGAGTTGCCCAACGCCTTTGGCCCGCGCGCGGCCCTTCTGGGCATGGCGCTGATCCGGGCCGCGTTGATGGCGGGCGCGCTGGAGCGCATCCTGGCACTCGCGGTGGATTGGGCAAATACGCGTAAGCAATTCGGCCGCGCCATCGGCAAGTTCCAGGCGGTGCAGCAGCAATTGGCGGCGATGGCGGGCGAGGTGGCGGCAGTGAATGTGGCCGTCAGCCAGGCGGCGCGCGCCGTGGATGCGCGGGGCCTGGCGGATGCGGGCTTCGAAATAGCCTGCGCCAAGGTGGTGGCGGGCGAGGCGGCGACGATGGGCGCCGCCACCGTGCACCAGGTGTTCGCTGCCATCGGCATCACGGAAGATCACGAGCTGCACCATTTCACCCGCCGCCTCTGGTCCTGGCGTGAGGAGGCCGGCACCGAACGCTTCTGGGCCGCCGAAATCGGCCGCGCGGCGCTGGCGCGGGGTGGCGCCAATCTCTGGCCGGATATTACGGCGCGTGATGCGCCCGGCGTCCGATGA
- a CDS encoding crotonase/enoyl-CoA hydratase family protein: protein MTEFLRIEQDGPVITLTLNAPERRNAISGFEDCDEVEAACKRIARDDSIRCVILTGADPAFCAGGDLKGMRDRKGIMAAASPAVMRENYRRGIQRIPLALWELDVPTIAAVNGAAIGAGLDLACMCDMRIASEKAIFAESFVRVGIVPGDGGAWLLPRAVGLAMAAEMSFTGDPLNAEQALAARLVSRVVPHGELLGAARELAARVAKNPPQVLRMTKRLLREGQHMSLPSLLELSAAFQAIAHETEDHKEAVNAMIEKRQGVFQGR from the coding sequence ATGACCGAGTTTCTCAGGATCGAGCAGGATGGCCCGGTCATCACCCTCACCCTCAACGCGCCCGAGCGGCGCAACGCCATCTCGGGCTTCGAGGATTGCGACGAGGTGGAGGCCGCCTGCAAGCGCATCGCGCGCGATGACAGCATCCGCTGCGTCATCCTGACCGGTGCGGACCCGGCCTTTTGCGCGGGCGGCGACCTCAAGGGCATGCGCGACCGCAAGGGCATCATGGCGGCGGCCAGCCCGGCCGTCATGCGTGAGAATTATCGCCGCGGCATCCAGCGCATTCCGCTCGCCCTGTGGGAGCTGGACGTGCCGACCATCGCCGCCGTGAATGGTGCCGCCATCGGCGCGGGGCTCGACCTCGCCTGCATGTGCGACATGCGGATCGCCAGTGAGAAGGCGATCTTTGCCGAGAGCTTCGTGCGCGTCGGCATCGTGCCCGGCGATGGCGGCGCGTGGCTGCTGCCGCGCGCCGTCGGCCTCGCCATGGCGGCCGAGATGTCCTTCACGGGGGATCCCCTGAATGCCGAGCAGGCGCTGGCCGCGCGCCTCGTCTCCCGCGTGGTGCCGCATGGGGAGTTGCTGGGTGCCGCGCGGGAACTGGCGGCGCGGGTGGCGAAAAACCCGCCCCAGGTGCTGCGCATGACCAAGCGCCTGCTGCGTGAGGGGCAGCACATGTCCTTGCCCTCGCTGCTGGAGCTTTCGGCCGCCTTCCAGGCCATCGCGCATGAAACCGAGGATCACAAGGAAGCGGTGAACGCGATGATCGAGAAACGCCAGGGCGTGTTCCAGGGCCGATGA
- a CDS encoding SMP-30/gluconolactonase/LRE family protein — protein MNTVIERYPDPAVRVLDPEFNRFRLPLAGLERLYTGARWSEGPVWFGDQRCLIWSDIPNNRMLRWSETTGAVDEFRKPANNANGNTRDREGRLITCEHLTGRVVRTEPDGSVTVIAESYAGKRLNSPNDVVVKSDGSIWFTDPPFGISGFYEGERREPELPHTNLYRVDGLSGAITLVADDVDHPNGLAFSPGESLLYVIESRSEPRNILAYDVAGETLRNRRVFHRCEPGETPDGFRVDVAGNLWCGWGMGAAGLDGVKIFNPAGAPIGFIDLPERCANLAFGGRHRNRLFMAASKSLYAIYTNTQGAPGG, from the coding sequence ATGAACACAGTGATCGAACGCTATCCCGACCCGGCCGTGCGGGTGCTCGACCCCGAATTCAACCGCTTCCGCCTGCCGCTGGCCGGGCTGGAGCGGCTCTACACCGGCGCCCGCTGGAGCGAGGGGCCGGTCTGGTTCGGGGATCAGCGCTGCCTCATCTGGTCCGATATTCCGAACAACCGGATGCTGCGCTGGTCTGAAACCACGGGCGCGGTGGATGAGTTCCGCAAGCCCGCCAACAACGCCAATGGCAATACGCGCGACCGCGAAGGCCGCCTCATCACCTGCGAGCATCTGACGGGCCGTGTGGTGCGCACGGAGCCCGATGGCAGCGTCACCGTCATCGCCGAGAGCTACGCGGGCAAGCGGCTGAACAGCCCGAATGATGTCGTGGTAAAATCCGATGGCAGCATCTGGTTCACCGACCCGCCCTTCGGCATTTCCGGCTTCTATGAGGGTGAGCGGCGGGAACCGGAATTGCCGCACACCAACCTCTATCGGGTGGATGGGCTGAGCGGTGCCATCACGCTGGTGGCCGATGATGTCGACCATCCGAACGGGCTGGCCTTCAGCCCGGGCGAGAGCCTTCTCTATGTCATCGAAAGCCGCAGCGAACCGCGCAACATCCTGGCCTATGACGTGGCGGGCGAGACGCTGCGCAACCGCCGTGTCTTCCATCGTTGTGAGCCTGGCGAAACACCGGACGGATTCCGCGTGGATGTGGCGGGCAATCTGTGGTGCGGCTGGGGCATGGGGGCGGCGGGGCTGGACGGGGTCAAGATCTTCAACCCGGCCGGTGCGCCGATCGGTTTCATTGACCTGCCCGAGCGCTGCGCCAACCTCGCCTTTGGCGGACGGCACCGCAACCGGCTTTTCATGGCGGCGAGCAAGTCGCTCTATGCGATCTACACGAACACGCAGGGCGCGCCGGGCGGCTGA
- a CDS encoding thiamine pyrophosphate-binding protein — translation MADHSYTVGDMVAEFLSRIGVTTAFGIVSVHNVPMLDAIGRRNAIRYVMCRGEMGGAHMADAYARVTGGLGVLFTSTGPGMANSIGGLVEARFAGSPMLHITGQTATKFLDRDMGTVHDVPGQTAILAASGKAAYRVRAAGEAFGVLVRAAAEALTPPRGPVSVEIPIDLQRAVIPRPAELDALVLPVPPPLPPSEAALNEVAEILARAKRPMIWLGNGAREAGAGARALLDLGFAAVSSWNGRGIVPEDHPMSFGALHGNGAPRILAFYERVDAMLVLGSRLRGHEMMEFSMKLPENLIQADVDAAANGRTYPNRYFIQGDAELIAQGLARRLRGRMAVEPGFAADVAQAKRLATEEYLATLGPYAGFPAQLRAVMPRDALWVRDITISNSTWGNRVFQVYGPRDAVHPVGAAIGPGLPLGIGAALGAGDRKTVAMVGDGGFAMNLTELWTAVQERARLCTIVMNDRGYGVIRHIQDAVVDGRRFGDDLRGPELEPLAALAGLPFFRVSEAEAFGATVARALAVDGPTLVEVDMVAIGAFPPYAPYDRMGKHAERARL, via the coding sequence ATGGCGGATCACAGCTACACCGTCGGTGACATGGTTGCCGAGTTCCTGTCGCGCATCGGCGTCACGACGGCCTTCGGCATCGTCTCCGTCCATAATGTGCCGATGCTGGACGCGATCGGCCGGCGCAACGCCATCCGCTACGTCATGTGCCGCGGTGAGATGGGGGGTGCGCATATGGCCGATGCCTATGCGCGGGTGACAGGCGGGCTGGGCGTGCTGTTCACCAGCACGGGCCCTGGCATGGCCAACAGCATCGGCGGCCTGGTGGAGGCGCGTTTCGCAGGCTCGCCCATGCTGCACATCACCGGCCAGACGGCAACGAAATTCCTGGATCGGGACATGGGCACGGTGCATGACGTGCCGGGCCAGACGGCGATCCTCGCCGCTTCGGGCAAGGCGGCCTATCGCGTGCGCGCCGCCGGTGAGGCATTCGGCGTGCTGGTGCGCGCCGCGGCCGAGGCGCTGACACCGCCACGCGGCCCCGTCTCGGTGGAAATTCCGATTGACCTGCAGCGCGCCGTGATCCCGCGCCCGGCGGAACTCGATGCTCTGGTGCTGCCAGTGCCGCCGCCCCTGCCGCCCTCCGAAGCCGCGCTGAATGAGGTGGCGGAGATCCTGGCCCGCGCGAAGCGGCCGATGATCTGGCTGGGCAATGGCGCGCGTGAGGCAGGGGCCGGGGCGCGGGCGCTGCTCGATCTCGGCTTCGCCGCCGTCTCCTCCTGGAATGGGCGCGGCATTGTGCCCGAGGATCACCCGATGAGCTTCGGCGCGCTGCATGGCAATGGCGCGCCGCGCATCCTGGCCTTCTATGAGCGGGTGGATGCCATGCTGGTGCTTGGCTCACGCCTGCGTGGGCATGAGATGATGGAATTCTCGATGAAGCTGCCGGAAAACCTCATCCAGGCGGATGTGGATGCGGCGGCGAATGGGCGCACCTATCCCAATCGCTACTTCATCCAGGGCGATGCGGAATTGATTGCGCAGGGGCTGGCCCGGCGCCTGCGCGGCCGTATGGCGGTGGAGCCGGGCTTTGCCGCCGATGTGGCGCAAGCGAAGCGCCTGGCGACCGAGGAATACCTGGCGACGCTGGGGCCCTATGCGGGTTTCCCCGCGCAGCTGCGCGCCGTGATGCCGCGCGATGCGCTCTGGGTGCGGGATATCACCATCAGCAATTCCACCTGGGGCAATCGCGTCTTCCAGGTCTATGGCCCGCGCGATGCGGTACATCCGGTGGGGGCGGCCATTGGCCCCGGCCTGCCGCTGGGCATCGGGGCGGCCCTCGGCGCCGGCGATCGGAAGACCGTGGCGATGGTGGGCGATGGCGGCTTCGCCATGAACCTGACCGAGCTGTGGACTGCCGTGCAGGAGCGCGCGCGGCTCTGCACCATCGTCATGAATGACCGTGGCTATGGCGTGATCCGGCACATCCAGGATGCGGTGGTGGATGGACGGCGCTTTGGCGATGATCTGCGCGGGCCGGAGCTGGAGCCACTGGCGGCCCTGGCCGGATTGCCGTTCTTCCGCGTGAGCGAGGCGGAGGCATTCGGCGCCACGGTGGCGCGTGCGCTGGCGGTGGACGGGCCCACGCTGGTCGAGGTGGACATGGTCGCCATCGGCGCGTTCCCGCCCTATGCGCCCTATGACCGCATGGGCAAGCACGCGGAGCGGGCGCGGCTGTAA
- a CDS encoding ADYC domain-containing protein — protein sequence MPHTFRQNIARLCQRGFGAALLLSGLCSAAAAQDHPPAALRHFGVERGDFRAELADGRILRGADLVGAELRILQDGRPLTLRIDSAEADTRPHAGDVWLFHLTFAGANGTRQDYCLPDPEGRSRAIPYPSPAEPQGFAITCSAGAIGKCLRFGYRPWAEAPDGRSLAPYFPACVNMVRAAYGHAERGWTRDGMRIDFWDDAGLHEPGDDPELLFEAGWTPGGAVCVAHTRVAEHGSVADVVREAPALAGHVGPEACNEATARAAGALIFNRSRRAP from the coding sequence ATGCCGCACACCTTCCGCCAGAACATCGCCCGGCTGTGCCAGCGCGGGTTTGGCGCTGCGCTGCTGCTCTCCGGCCTCTGCAGCGCCGCTGCCGCCCAGGATCACCCACCGGCCGCGCTGCGCCATTTCGGCGTGGAGCGCGGCGATTTCCGCGCGGAGCTGGCCGATGGCCGCATCCTGCGCGGCGCTGATCTGGTGGGGGCGGAGTTGCGCATCCTCCAGGATGGCCGGCCGCTCACGCTGCGGATCGACTCCGCCGAAGCCGATACCAGGCCCCATGCCGGGGATGTCTGGCTGTTCCATCTCACCTTCGCCGGCGCGAATGGCACGCGCCAGGATTACTGCCTGCCCGATCCCGAGGGCCGCAGCCGCGCCATTCCCTATCCCAGCCCAGCGGAGCCGCAGGGCTTTGCCATCACCTGCTCGGCCGGGGCCATCGGCAAATGCCTGCGCTTTGGCTATCGCCCCTGGGCAGAGGCGCCGGATGGCCGTTCGCTGGCGCCCTATTTCCCGGCCTGCGTGAACATGGTCCGCGCCGCCTATGGCCATGCCGAACGCGGCTGGACGCGCGATGGCATGCGCATTGATTTCTGGGATGACGCCGGGCTGCACGAACCGGGCGATGATCCGGAACTTTTGTTTGAAGCCGGCTGGACGCCAGGGGGCGCGGTCTGCGTCGCCCATACCCGCGTGGCCGAGCACGGTTCCGTCGCGGATGTGGTGCGCGAGGCTCCGGCACTGGCCGGGCATGTCGGGCCGGAGGCCTGCAATGAGGCGACCGCCCGTGCCGCCGGCGCGCTGATCTTCAACCGCTCACGCCGCGCGCCATGA